A genomic region of Bombus fervidus isolate BK054 chromosome 17, iyBomFerv1, whole genome shotgun sequence contains the following coding sequences:
- the LOC139996000 gene encoding small ribosomal subunit protein eS6-like, giving the protein MKLNVSYPATGCQKLFEISDEHKLRIFYEKRMGAEVEADALGNEWKGYVVRISGGNDKQGFPMKQGVLTNGRVRLLLSKGHSCYRPRRDGERKRKSVRGCIVDSNLSVLALVIVKKGEKDIPDLTDKEVPRRLGPKRASKIRKLFNLSKEDDVRRFVVKRPIQKEGKPQRSKAPKIQRLITPLTLQRKRHRLALKRRRSLARKQQAAEYAKLLAQRQKEAKNRRQEELKRRRSASMRDSKSSSQSAPTIQK; this is encoded by the exons ATGAAA TTAAACGTATCATATCCTGCAACAGGATGTCAAAAACTGTTTGAAATCTCCGATGAGCATAAGCtgagaattttttatgaaaagcgTATGGGTGCAGAAGTAGAAGCTGATGCTCTCGGTAACGAATGGAAAGGATATGTCGTTCGTATCTCGGGCGGCAATGATAAACAAGGATTTCCTATGAAACAGGGTGTTCTGACTAATG GACGCGTACGTTTACTGCTCTCAAAAGGACATTCATGCTATAGACCTAGACGTGATGGTGAGCGTAAACGTAAATCTGTCCGTGGATGCATTGTCGATTCCAACCTTTCAGTACTCGCTCTCGTCATTGtcaagaaaggagaaaag GATATCCCGGATTTGACCGACAAAGAAGTCCCACGTCGTTTAGGACCCAAGAGGGCGAGCAAAATTCGCAAGCTATTTAATTTATCCAAGGAAGATGATGTCCGTCGATTTGTTGTGAAACGACCAATTCAAAAAGAAGGCAAACCACAGCGGTCAAAAGCCCCTAAAATTCAACGTCTTATTACCCCACTTACACTCCAG agaAAGAGACATAGACTGGCTCTAAAGAGGAGGCGTTCTTTGGCTCGCAAGCAACAAGCAGCAGAGTATGCGAAGCTATTAGCACAACGGCAAAAGGAAGCTAAGAATAGGCGTCAAGAAGAACTAAAACGAAGACGTAGCGCTTCTATGCGAGATTCTAAGTCATCCAGTCAATCTGCACCTACCATTCAAAAGTAA